From a single Pelobacter seleniigenes DSM 18267 genomic region:
- a CDS encoding nitroreductase family protein yields MIEAIAARRSVRKYLAQAVPDELIQTVLESARMAPSGHNSQPWHFIIIKEQEHKERLVAACGNQPWMLSAPIFIACVADPRTRVAADVPLSVDEQSPEKELKLVLRDTAIGVEHLVLEAVAQGLGTCWVAQFTQERIRPLLGVPNDRYVLSIITLGYPAETPVVKRRKNLAEIVHYEHW; encoded by the coding sequence ATGATTGAAGCGATTGCTGCCAGAAGAAGTGTTCGCAAATACCTTGCGCAAGCGGTACCCGATGAGCTTATCCAGACGGTACTGGAGAGTGCGCGAATGGCTCCTTCGGGCCACAACAGCCAACCCTGGCATTTTATAATTATTAAAGAGCAGGAGCACAAAGAGAGGCTGGTTGCGGCCTGCGGAAATCAACCCTGGATGCTCAGCGCACCGATTTTTATCGCCTGCGTGGCCGACCCGCGGACCCGTGTTGCGGCAGATGTTCCGCTGAGCGTCGACGAGCAGAGTCCGGAGAAGGAACTTAAACTGGTGCTACGCGATACCGCTATCGGTGTTGAGCATCTGGTTCTGGAGGCTGTTGCCCAGGGGCTTGGAACCTGCTGGGTTGCCCAGTTTACCCAGGAGCGGATCCGGCCGTTACTCGGCGTTCCCAATGACCGCTATGTACTCAGTATTATCACCCTCGGCTATCCAGCGGAAACACCGGTCGTGAAACGGCGTAAAAATCTCGCTGAGATTGTGCATTATGAGCACTGGTGA
- a CDS encoding AEC family transporter, translating to MINIFEIAFFVILGLLLRRLRLNSTNLAATLNRAAVYLALPALILLKVPELDFSVETLIIALFAWGMVLMSVLVILIAARKLAWSRAVTGTLLMVVPLGNTGFMGVPMIKAFFGDAGLPHLIIYDQLGTLLILVSYGSFIAARYGDGRQGIEIGTLLRRIFLFPPMISFLAALVLRGVAYPHGLSVVFQAGALALTPLVMTAIGLQLKIRMNMNILIPFSYGMTVKLLLAPLLVFLVCRLFGLSGLAYDVTILEAGMPPMITAGAMAIAAKMDADLAVAMSGLGIIIAFLSLPLIYLVLI from the coding sequence ATGATCAATATTTTCGAAATTGCCTTTTTCGTCATTCTGGGGTTGCTGCTACGCCGGCTCCGGCTTAATTCCACAAACCTCGCCGCAACCTTGAACCGGGCCGCAGTCTATCTTGCCTTGCCCGCACTTATCCTGCTTAAGGTTCCAGAACTTGATTTCTCCGTCGAGACCCTGATCATAGCCCTGTTTGCCTGGGGCATGGTTCTGATGTCGGTGCTGGTGATTCTTATTGCTGCCCGCAAACTGGCCTGGTCCAGGGCGGTCACCGGGACCTTGCTGATGGTTGTTCCCCTGGGCAATACCGGTTTTATGGGAGTCCCGATGATCAAGGCTTTTTTCGGTGACGCCGGTCTGCCCCATCTGATTATCTACGATCAGCTGGGAACCTTGCTGATCCTGGTCAGTTACGGTTCTTTTATTGCGGCGCGCTATGGTGACGGCCGGCAGGGGATCGAGATCGGCACGCTGTTGCGCAGGATCTTCCTGTTTCCGCCGATGATTTCCTTTCTTGCCGCGCTGGTCCTGCGCGGGGTAGCTTACCCTCACGGGCTGTCGGTGGTTTTTCAAGCCGGGGCGCTGGCATTGACTCCCCTGGTCATGACCGCCATTGGTCTGCAATTGAAGATCCGCATGAATATGAATATCCTGATTCCATTCAGCTATGGCATGACGGTCAAGCTACTGCTGGCTCCGCTGCTGGTGTTCCTGGTCTGTCGGCTGTTCGGGTTGTCCGGGCTGGCTTACGATGTGACTATTCTGGAAGCCGGGATGCCGCCGATGATCACCGCCGGAGCCATGGCGATTGCCGCGAAGATGGATGCCGACCTGGCTGTGGCCATGTCCGGACTCGGCATCATCATCGCCTTTCTCAGCTTGCCTCTGATCTATCTTGTGCTAATTTAG
- a CDS encoding DMT family transporter gives MKLIDLLAAIAVPIIWGSNISIIKTAVAEFPPIFLIGLRFLLVAALLIWWVPLPRKQLPMLALLSCAFGSLHFGCIFFGLREVDASTVAILSMAGVPFSVLFARMILQERFGLRKVVGMVIAFGGVVLLFGEPSIMASPMHLTVVIIGVIAWGLGNTLVKLVGPISPFTMNAWMGLFASVQLLALSAVVETGQVAALTNASGKAWLCLLFLVVVTTIGAYGLWYYLIGKYDVNKVVPFNLLTPIFGVGAGAFFLGEPLTWLKLVGGVITLAGVAIIQLRWRKPYGRPVLPADPRL, from the coding sequence ATGAAATTAATCGATCTGTTGGCAGCGATTGCGGTTCCCATCATCTGGGGCAGCAATATCTCCATTATCAAGACTGCGGTTGCTGAATTTCCCCCGATTTTTTTAATCGGACTGCGCTTTCTCCTGGTTGCGGCGCTGCTGATCTGGTGGGTGCCGCTGCCGCGGAAACAGCTGCCCATGCTTGCGCTGCTTTCCTGCGCCTTCGGCAGTCTGCATTTCGGTTGCATCTTTTTCGGACTGAGGGAGGTCGATGCCTCTACGGTGGCAATTTTGAGCATGGCCGGGGTGCCTTTCTCAGTGCTGTTCGCCCGTATGATTCTGCAGGAGCGGTTCGGCTTGCGGAAAGTCGTCGGCATGGTCATCGCTTTCGGTGGGGTAGTGCTGCTATTCGGGGAACCCTCCATTATGGCCAGCCCCATGCATCTTACCGTTGTGATCATTGGAGTTATCGCCTGGGGACTCGGCAACACCCTGGTCAAGCTGGTCGGCCCGATCAGCCCCTTTACCATGAACGCCTGGATGGGGTTGTTTGCCTCTGTTCAGCTGCTGGCGCTCTCCGCGGTCGTGGAAACGGGTCAGGTTGCCGCGCTGACCAATGCCAGTGGTAAAGCCTGGCTGTGTCTTCTTTTTCTGGTGGTGGTCACGACCATCGGCGCCTACGGGCTCTGGTATTATCTGATCGGCAAATATGATGTCAACAAAGTGGTTCCGTTTAACCTGCTGACGCCGATCTTCGGGGTCGGGGCAGGGGCCTTTTTCCTTGGCGAACCCTTGACCTGGCTGAAGCTGGTCGGCGGGGTGATCACCCTGGCTGGTGTTGCCATCATCCAGTTGCGTTGGCGTAAACCCTATGGCAGGCCGGTTCTGCCCGCCGATCCACGACTTTAA